ATGATCCCCAGCCTTTCCCACGCTGAATCCGAGCTGCCATGAACACCGTCATCCGCCACGTCACTCCCGCCGACCTGGACCGCTGCTTCGCCATCGAAACCGTTGCCTACGAAGGCGACGAAGCCGCCACACGGGAAAAAATCGCCACGCGCATCGCCACCTGGCCCGACGGTTTCATCGTCGCCGAAGTAGACGGCGTTGTAGCCGGTTTCATCAATTCCGGTGCAGCGTTTCAGGTTGAAATGTCAGACGAAGCGTTCAAGGAGCTGATTGGCCACGACCCGGCCGGGCCGCACGTCGTGATCATGTCGGTGGTGGTGCACCCGGATTTTCAGGGGCAGGGGCTGGCGAAGCGTTTGATGGGCGAATTCATCGAGGGCATGCGGGCGATGGGCAAGACCCACATCCATCTGATGTGCAAGGAACGGCATATTCCGCTGTACGCCGGATTCGGCTTTGCCTACATCAAGCCGTCGGCCTCCGACCACGGCGGAATGGCGTGGCATGAGATGGTTCTGGCGCTGTAACCAACGTATATCAAGCACCGAAGATCCCCTGTGGGAGTGAGCCTGCTCGCGATGGCGGTCTGACAGTCGACACTTCTGTTGAATGTTATGCCGTCATCGCGAGCAGGCTCGCTCCCACATTGGTTAGGGGGCGTGTCAGTAAAGACTGTCCCGCACCCGCGCCGGCGCTTCCCGGTCATACGTTTCGGCATCGAACTGCCCGTCATTCAATCGCTTGTGAAAAGCCCCCGCCGTTGGCAATGCCGAGCGCTCCAGATGCTTCTCGGGGTTCCACAAATCCGAACGCACAATCGCTTTCGAGCAATGGAAGTATGCCGCGTCCACGGTCACCAGCATCACTGTGCGCGCCGGTTTGCCGTTCACCGCAAAGCTCTCCAGCAACGTCGGT
This region of Pseudomonas mandelii genomic DNA includes:
- a CDS encoding GNAT family N-acetyltransferase encodes the protein MNTVIRHVTPADLDRCFAIETVAYEGDEAATREKIATRIATWPDGFIVAEVDGVVAGFINSGAAFQVEMSDEAFKELIGHDPAGPHVVIMSVVVHPDFQGQGLAKRLMGEFIEGMRAMGKTHIHLMCKERHIPLYAGFGFAYIKPSASDHGGMAWHEMVLAL